In the Candidatus Roizmanbacteria bacterium genome, ATCTGAGAGAAGAAGGCCATAAATGTGAGAGGTGTCCAGATCACCCATGTGTAAAGATGCGGCTTAGTTTTCTTTTTTACGATATCGGATATATACGGAAATAAACTAAAAATACTTATTACGACAGCGGTGATTCCGAGTATTTCCTTGATATTAGGCATAGTTGTAGACCGAATGAAGAGTTAAAACCGATCCCTCTTGAGAGTTGGACATTGAAGTATTATATAATAATTGTGATGTTTGACATATCTGGCTTTGTCAATTGGTTCCGAAAAAACTTTTCAAAGCGCGATCTTTTTTATACTGCCTTACTACTCGTCACTTATCTCGCAACTCGCCTCATAAATCTTGATAAGTTTCCGATTTTCACCGATGAGGGCATCTATATTCACTGGTCCAAGATTGCTTGGAAGGATGCGGCGTGGCGCTTTATTTCTCTAACTGATGGGAAACAACCGCTACACACCTGGGGAATGATTCCATTTCTCAAGATATTTTCACCCAACCTTCTGTTAGGTGGCCGAATGTTTTCTATACTCTCAGGACTGATCGCGCTCAAAGGAGTTTTTTCTCTCTCCTACTATCTCTGGGGTAAAAAAACAGCTTTTATAGCCTCACTGTTCTACATCTTCACTCCGATGTTTCTATTTTATGACAGAATGGCGCTTGCCGATTCAGCTGTTAACGCAGGATTTATCTGGATACTATTTGGGTCGATTCTTCTTATAAGAACGCTGAGAATGGATGTAGCTCTCGCGTTTGGCCTTGCTGCAGGTACAGCCATGCTTACTAAATCTTCCTCACAGATGTTTGTGGCGCTCAGTGGACTCGCACCTGTACTCGCTTTCAAGAAAAAGTCCTTCATCAAAAATTCTTTCAGTTTCTATGTACTTTTCGTTTTTGCCTATGTCCTAGCGCTGGTCATTTACAACGTACAAAGACTCTCTCCTTATCTTCAGTATGTCGATCAAAAAAATGGCACTTTTGTTCTCACATTCAAAGAGTTCTTCGCAGCGCCATTCTCTCTGGTGATAAGCAATCTACCCCTAATTCCGTGGTATGTGTTTTCTGAAATGGGCTACGCATTAGGAGTTATCGGAGTGGTGGGATTATTTTTCTTGATCAAAAAAGATTGGAGATTGGGTCTCTATCTTGCAGCATGGCTTCTATTCCCCTATGTTGCTATTTCATTTTTTGCCAAGGTAATCTTTCCCCGATATCTTATATTTTTTGCTACGCTCCTAACTTTGACTGCAGCTTATTTAATCAGTAGTACAAAAAATAAGACAGTCAAAGTTCTCTGTTTCACGTTCTACGCTCTAAGTGTCGGTTACTTCAACTATGCAATATTATTCGATAATCAGAAAATTCCGTTCCCTCCTGTTGATCGCGGACAGTACATCGAAAGTGTGAACGCAGGATATGGAATCAAAGATCTAATTCAGTATGCTCGTGAAAAATCTATGGATAAACCCGTTATTCTACTCGCCGAGGGAAACTTTGGCGTCGTAGGCGACATGTTAGAGTCATCGATCGGAATAGGTGAAAAAATTAGCATCAGAGGATTCTGGCCCCTAAATGCAAAGGACCTCTACGACAATCAGAAAGAACTTGCGAATAACCATGTGTATGTGGTTTATTCCCACAGAAAGCTTTCCGAGATCGATTCCTCATGGCCATTACGCCTCATTAAGGAATATAGGAGACCGTTTGGAGACTCAAGCTTTACCCTTCTTGAACTTACCAGCGCTAATTAGTACGACGACTCCAATCACCGATACGATCGATGTTGCA is a window encoding:
- a CDS encoding glycosyltransferase family 39 protein: MFDISGFVNWFRKNFSKRDLFYTALLLVTYLATRLINLDKFPIFTDEGIYIHWSKIAWKDAAWRFISLTDGKQPLHTWGMIPFLKIFSPNLLLGGRMFSILSGLIALKGVFSLSYYLWGKKTAFIASLFYIFTPMFLFYDRMALADSAVNAGFIWILFGSILLIRTLRMDVALAFGLAAGTAMLTKSSSQMFVALSGLAPVLAFKKKSFIKNSFSFYVLFVFAYVLALVIYNVQRLSPYLQYVDQKNGTFVLTFKEFFAAPFSLVISNLPLIPWYVFSEMGYALGVIGVVGLFFLIKKDWRLGLYLAAWLLFPYVAISFFAKVIFPRYLIFFATLLTLTAAYLISSTKNKTVKVLCFTFYALSVGYFNYAILFDNQKIPFPPVDRGQYIESVNAGYGIKDLIQYAREKSMDKPVILLAEGNFGVVGDMLESSIGIGEKISIRGFWPLNAKDLYDNQKELANNHVYVVYSHRKLSEIDSSWPLRLIKEYRRPFGDSSFTLLELTSAN